A genomic window from Cytobacillus suaedae includes:
- a CDS encoding ferredoxin, with product MKRIIVSDKCVACGSCTLETDLLMELPNGKASVVAPGVINEERYSSFINVIKNCPVNAISVEDVEIKTNKGTASVIELKRMIDQNLKGFQFYDPSNDEYEFDEQEYKVHLSVGKYESGYEYSSYEKAEKAGFYEFERVMYSQRKTMLQSLLVSYKNKKLNKFAYLKKETGNYYHDINTAISNLLTEISILAKEITNGEIILPEDFTSFEVGPDFGYEGDFYCYKLRNIEKLDWNRSVKPASYYDTYIDIDEYDDKYKYTLYNVEEEFKEYVALELSWEISSRIYDIIKEELNQFRVLVAKMINEKVIIIKSALKACSLAIEINDDPFNSIQNDLKELMEETKKIKLGQENAYKEIDREYNWSDYRFKSESECREAAGNRLWRFYESCRNYLSTGHSPRISGDLSVKYQKQFENIINDFKNKVQAIYDKNDIKYPNVIISVTGKNQTITVDFSSFDNPSSYIDRELRDFIDSKIIGYNGVFRYSDYFDYDTDEISIWETTEWKKGFFGETEYTKYKYLLDFRAYSGYGEACAACCKYTFEDGFLQEYLNKLLEDLFSQFENEVISKIPSKLGV from the coding sequence ATGAAAAGAATTATTGTATCGGATAAATGTGTTGCGTGTGGTTCATGTACCTTAGAGACTGATCTTTTAATGGAATTGCCCAATGGCAAAGCCTCAGTAGTAGCCCCTGGAGTAATTAATGAAGAACGGTATTCATCATTTATAAATGTAATAAAAAATTGTCCAGTAAACGCTATTTCTGTAGAGGATGTTGAAATTAAGACCAATAAGGGTACGGCAAGTGTAATCGAATTAAAAAGGATGATCGACCAAAATCTGAAAGGGTTTCAATTTTATGATCCAAGTAATGATGAATATGAATTTGATGAGCAAGAATATAAGGTGCATTTATCTGTAGGTAAATATGAATCGGGTTATGAGTATTCTTCATACGAAAAGGCAGAAAAAGCAGGATTTTATGAATTTGAAAGAGTTATGTATTCACAAAGAAAAACCATGCTTCAATCATTGTTGGTAAGCTATAAAAATAAAAAGTTAAATAAATTTGCCTATCTTAAAAAAGAGACTGGAAATTACTATCATGACATTAACACAGCGATTTCAAATTTACTTACTGAAATTTCAATATTAGCAAAGGAAATTACAAATGGAGAAATTATTTTACCAGAGGACTTTACCTCATTTGAAGTGGGTCCTGATTTTGGTTATGAAGGTGACTTTTATTGTTATAAACTCCGTAACATTGAAAAGTTAGATTGGAATAGGTCGGTAAAACCAGCTTCATATTATGATACCTATATTGACATTGACGAGTATGATGATAAGTACAAATATACTCTGTACAATGTTGAGGAAGAGTTTAAAGAATACGTGGCTCTTGAATTATCATGGGAAATCAGTAGTCGTATTTACGATATAATAAAGGAAGAGTTAAACCAATTTAGAGTGTTAGTAGCAAAGATGATTAATGAAAAGGTAATAATTATTAAATCTGCATTAAAAGCATGTTCTTTAGCAATAGAAATTAATGATGATCCTTTTAACTCTATACAAAATGATCTTAAAGAATTAATGGAAGAGACAAAGAAAATAAAGTTGGGACAGGAAAATGCTTATAAGGAAATTGACAGAGAGTATAACTGGTCGGACTATAGGTTTAAATCAGAGAGTGAGTGTCGAGAAGCTGCTGGCAATAGACTGTGGAGATTTTATGAAAGTTGTCGAAATTACCTCTCTACAGGACATAGCCCAAGAATTAGTGGTGACTTAAGTGTAAAGTATCAAAAGCAGTTTGAGAATATCATTAATGATTTTAAAAACAAAGTGCAGGCTATTTATGATAAAAATGATATCAAGTACCCAAATGTTATTATTTCAGTTACTGGTAAGAACCAAACAATAACTGTAGATTTTTCCTCTTTTGACAACCCTTCATCCTACATTGACAGGGAATTGAGAGACTTCATAGACAGTAAGATCATTGGTTATAATGGAGTGTTTAGATATAGTGATTATTTTGATTACGATACAGATGAAATAAGTATATGGGAAACTACTGAGTGGAAAAAAGGTTTCTTCGGTGAAACAGAATATACGAAATATAAATATTTACTGGATTTCAGAGCTTACAGTGGTTATGGAGAAGCCTGCGCAGCATGTTGTAAATATACATTTGAGGACGGGTTTTTGCAAGAATACCTAAATAAGTTATTAGAGGATCTATTTAGTCAGTTTGAAAATGAAGTTATATCTAAGATACCAAGTAAGCTTGGGGTTTAA